From the genome of Triticum aestivum cultivar Chinese Spring chromosome 3B, IWGSC CS RefSeq v2.1, whole genome shotgun sequence, one region includes:
- the LOC123068868 gene encoding putative transcription factor bHLH107, whose amino-acid sequence MTRRRRTNYSPCQSPQAGNKLYDECDPTVHGDRVLLPRQASSASPAGPPEVSTTSSSTGSGRSATEARALKVHSEAERRRRVRINAHLTALRRMIPDTKQMDKAALLARVVDQVKHLKRRAGEAAQQTPAVPPETDEVSIEFCTGDDDSRLYMKASVSCDDRPDLVAGLIQALHGLRLRTVRAEVTSLGGRVQHVFTLCKEEDEEGSAAAGLAGLTSLKEAARLALARVASPELVCGGSPFQFQSKRQRILESHYSIMSI is encoded by the exons ATGACAAGACGCCGCCGCACTAATTATT CTCCATGCCAATCTCCCCAAGCAGGGAATAAGCTCTACGATGAGTGTGATCCTACGGTGCACGGCGACCGGGTCCTGCTGCCCCGGCAGGCCAGCTCGGCATCACCGGCTGGGCCGCCGGAGGTGTCGACGACGTCCTCGTCGACGGGGTCGGGGAGGAGCGCGACGGAGGCAAGGGCCCTGAAGGTCCACAGCGAGGCCGAGCGCCGGCGTCGGGTGAGGATCAACGCTCATCTCACGGCGCTCAGGAGGATGATCCCTGATACCAAGCAG ATGGACAAGGCCGCCTTGCTAGCCAGGGTGGTGGACCAAGTGAAGCACCTGAAGAGGAGAGCAGGCGAGGCCGCACAGCAAACGCCGGCTGTCCCACCGGAGACCGACGAGGTCTCCATTGAATTCTGCACCGGAGACGATGACTCCAGACTGTACATGAAAGCCTCGGTCAGCTGCGACGACCGCCCGGACCTCGTCGCCGGGCTCATCCAGGCGCTCCATGGCCTCAGGCTGAGGACGGTGAGAGCGGAGGTGACCTCCCTAGGAGGAAGGGTGCAGCATGTCTTCACACTGtgcaaggaggaggacgaggaaggcaGCGCAGCAGCAGGCCTTGCTGGACTCACGTCTCTGAAGGAGGCTGCGAGGTTGGCTCTGGCCAGGGTTGCTTCACCAGAGCTGGTATGTGGTGGTAGCCCGTTCCAGTTCCAGAGCAAGAGGCAGAGGATTCTCGAGTCGCATTATTCAATCATGTCCATATAG